A genomic window from Solanum stenotomum isolate F172 chromosome 10, ASM1918654v1, whole genome shotgun sequence includes:
- the LOC125841924 gene encoding protein SPIRAL1-like 5 has translation MEKSPNSSRGVSYGGGQSSLGYLFGDDKKQQKIDEPPPSPTILAPPYGIDDDTNYSQNNSNTTSITYQRSKGQNSGIFITGRPSTKVNSVPGGDSSLGYLFGDKS, from the exons atggagaAATCTCCAAATTCATCTAGAGGTGTTAGCTATGGTGGAGGACAAAGTTCATTAGGTTATTTATTTGGTGATgataaaaaacaacaaaaaattgatgaacCTCCACCTTCTCCAACTATTCTTGCACCTCCTTATGGAATTGATGATGATACAAATTATTCacaaaataattctaatactaCTTCAATTACTTATCAAAGATCTAAAGGCCAAAATTCAGGAATTTTCATTACT ggTCGTCCATCAACAAAGGTGAACTCAGTTCCAGGAGGAGATTCATCATTGGGCTATTTGTTTGGAGATAAGTCTTGA
- the LOC125878472 gene encoding probable polygalacturonase, producing MEFPLSTLTHIPAIRRVLLLAVVILTAFGNVHGRHKVHKWETVEYSAISCRAHTASLTDFGGIGDGTTLNTDAFRTAVDHLSQFQSDGGSMLYVPAGKWLTGSFNLTSHFTLYLDKDAVLLGSQDENDYPVIAPLPSYGRGRDTDGGRFISLVFGSNLTDVVITGENGTIDGQGQLWWDKFHNGELKFTRPYLIEIMYSDNIQISSLTLINSPSWNVHPVYCSNIIIQGITILAPVRSPNTDGINPDSCINTRIEDCYIVSGDDCIAVKSGWDEYGVAFGMPTKQLAIRRITCISPTSATIALGSEMSGGIQDVRAEDIVAINTESAVRIKTAVGRGGYVKDIYVRGVTMKTMKYVFWMTGDYGSHPDNNYDPNALPVIENINYRDMVAENVTIAAKLAGISGDPFTGICISNVTIEMAPKAKKLFWNCTDISGISSGVVPQPCDLLPDQGTEYASPCNFPTESLPIDDMEIQTCSCRKKIYN from the exons ATGGAGTTTCCACTTAGTACTCTCACACACATTCCt GCAATTCGCCGAGTTTTATTACTCGCCGTGGTGATTCTAACGGCGTTCGGTAACGTTCACGGCCGGCACAAAGTACACAAATGGGAAACCGTAGAGTACTCCGCCATAAGTTGCAGAGCACACACTGCTTCGTTGACGGATTTCGGCGGAATCGGCGACGGAACGACGTTGAATACTGACGCATTTCGAACGGCGGTTGATCACCTGAGCCAGTTTCAATCGGACGGCGGTTCGATGCTGTATGTACCTGCCGGAAAATGGCTGACGGGGAGTTTCAATTTGACGAGCCATTTTACTCTGTATCTCGACAAAGACGCCGTTCTTCTCGGCTCTcag GATGAAAATGATTATCCGGTGATTGCACCGTTGCCGTCCTACGGCCGAGGAAGGGATACAGACGGCGGCAGATTCATTAGTCTTGTTTTTGGATCCAACCTTACTGATGTTGTCATCACAG GTGAAAATGGAACCATTGATGGGCAAGGGCAGCTATGGTGGGACAAATTCCACAATGGAGAACTAAAATTTACAAGGCCTTACCTGATAGAAATCATGTACTCTGATAATATTCAGATCTCCAGTCTAACTTTGATTAATTCTCCTTCATGGAATGTCCATCCTGTATATTGCAG CAACATTATCATCCAAGGCATCACTATCCTTGCACCAGTCAGATCTCCAAATACTGATGGCATTAACCCTG ATTCTTGCATAAATACTAGAATAGAAGACTGTTACATTGTCTCCGGAGACGATTGTATTGCTGTTAAGAGTGGTTGGGACGAGTATGGAGTCGCCTTTGGGATGCCAACAAAGCAGCTAGCTATAAGGCGAATCACCTGCATTTCTCCAACCAGTGCAACAATTGCATTAGGCAGTGAGATGTCAGGAGGAATTCAAGATGTAAGAGCAGAGGACATTGTAGCAATCAATACAGAATCAGCGGTTCGAATCAAGACTGCAGTAGGAAGAGGCGGATACGTGAAGGATATATATGTTAGAGGCGTGACAATGAAAACAATGAAATACGTATTCTGGATGACGGGAGATTATGGTTCTCATCCAGACAACAACTATGATCCCAACGCGTTACCTGTGATTGAAAACATCAATTACCGTGATATGGTTGCTGAGAACGTGACCATTGCTGCCAAGCTTGCAGGAATTTCTGGTGATCCATTTACTGGAATCTGCATATCAAATGTCACGATAGAGATGGCGCCTAAAGCAAAGAAACTTTTCTGGAATTGTACAGATATTTCCGGGATCTCAAGTGGTGTGGTACCTCAGCCTTGTGATTTGTTGCCAGATCAAGGGACGGAGTACGCTTCACCCTGTAATTTTCCAACAGAGAGCTTACCAATTGATGATATGGAAATTCAGACGTGTTCCTGCAGGaagaaaatatataactaa